The Fusarium musae strain F31 chromosome 10, whole genome shotgun sequence genome window below encodes:
- a CDS encoding hypothetical protein (EggNog:ENOG41): MSLRRTATRRGGPPGAAPKQKKGYENVEQGIKQLYPEPDSTRKTDMDIVFVPGLGAHPLLSFKSTTSDFNWASEEGIARDFPNARILLYHSESSWTGSIKVKQFLGNLAQTLLEGLKMSRENMTIPRPITFIGHSMGGLVIAKAICIAATRQDLFPNMFEDIAGCAFFGTPFKGAEAASLACMLSSVGEKLGHATASKLLELMRPDDESLAELRKEFVRLVIKTTPKIELCGFYEEHPTTIKDLSGMPQFLSALSIPMPKKYAEFVTRDSSILDGVMETMGLAANHRDLVKFDSSKDERYTLVRGPLKRLINGSHLRVKNRHNATRRTDPATINLALRTLEGAPVQSKRESIAQNTTTSPWFSKEPEFLGWLAKPHEGEDSSLVKKEDCLWVRGRDGRGKTSAALSAIEKIEELTKDEEVYEEEITDEPYTGSSRNYLSYFFCDKTPDYGSAESLLKALIRQLLERQGLLATHAKFLLKKKGRETQPLLTVENLWQVLQDILADDVFIGARVYFVINNIESLSQDAVSTNTLLTLLSSEVEHDGTGRRPLVRWMITSGQSWEIDRALKRDTVRLVDLEDAKYGDQVQLELRRHAQNKVLELIEHKKYSRALAYFASSVIGKRAQNTQWIDITCDHLEELPQHQNDLQVRRLLEVIPQELDALLSSAWQQVFDNNRGKAGEIKEMLRVLVLTYQDPTEAELGLLAGLDSSPEEVSELHDLIQKCRPLIVLKENGLQEKTVCFTEPVVKSHLLEHAHALLGLTSEDIKLQHGILGFRAFSHILEIFDFPLSDIPQQIDGAVGEVAGAIEGSPDDAESDASGEAVNDQGIAEKEDEEKSENESNHDDESQSDSASVASEESSDGEDEEDEVDEDPEAPYLKDIALAYAVTHWLPHASQATADLAEALSLEEKFWQADSVIRRRWLTEHNRLTGSFAYYAREKLTGLHVAATIGFRDLVAALMDHGFDEDKAAMDSDYNTPLHYAAAFGHDDIAEELLDRGANIDEGIKGNLITPLHRAAAEGNVKVMIKLLQRGANPNASCGAYGGVICAAIQSGNTEAVKLLVTHNVSLVTQDDEDEDEDDKAEDENGEGEANGEEAKNNDGDEESDKDEGSESGSDSDSDSDEEDEEEVITSPLALAAMRADLAVFEFLIKEYSDKLPAEEFGIALVKAAEYGRFEAFSRLFHDFEHNQQFKQDALDGASFGDHWAIVSLILDHCPGLNCDKTFLQTAQGEDGDDEIRILGAMWEYSQGNISPEALDESLYEATDFENQRTVELLLRYGANANATGELYGNALTAAAFDGTIEIIKLLLDAGADINSADGWALQTAADQGHVDVVNLLLDRGANVNATTANPNMPKCTALQAAVESGRGDIVDILLEHGADPNLGGGEFSHPIIAAASKGEEAIFKKLLEAKADVTVIGGEYNSTPLTYTAIYLPRDPIRLLLDAGADINHADNEGDTALILTAWSGDHESVQFLLDHGADVLVRNKAGLNALQKALEAGREECVKILTNHISELMEAIRLAMVSGDASITAVIRSVQNQKQELNYDDLKPVHEESRRSSIYEPISPEVQTQSAGPSVSFASEKIVVEDTPSHHIASPITRPSITPSGPSSNSFADLYSPAQDILDFNPNPLYKRQSELITPTNEQSKGPIRRKPITGAKPPVYRPYQPGGAGENVRHSTPPGSLANAFQAYQPMQQQTPPLENAPSFSPPETYALPSQTTPDPGFVPYAPPGPVNYGQQSQEPVRKSSRSSFMGMKVPWADGRFS; the protein is encoded by the exons ATGTCGCTTCGTCGAACAGCAACGCGACGCGGTGGCCCTCCTGGGGCTGCTCCTAAGCAGAAGAAAGGCTACGAGAATGTCGAGCAGGGAATCAAGCAGCTCTATCCAGAGCCAGACTCGACAAGAAAGACGGACATGGA TATTGTCTTTGTGCCTGGTCTGGGAGCTCATCCTTTGCTGAGCTTCAAATCGACTACGAGCGATTTTAATTGGGCCAGTGAGGAAGGCATAGCTCGCGACTTTCCAAACGCTAGAATTCTTCTGTATCACAGTGAATCCTCATGGACTGGTTCCATCAAGGTGAAGCAGTTCCTCGGCAACTTGGCCCAGACTTTACTAGAagggttgaagatgagtAGAGAG AACATGACCATTCCTCGTCCAATCACATTCATTGGTCACAGTATGGGAGGACTCGTTATTGCCAAG GCTATCTGTATCGCTGCAACTAGACAAGACCTCTTTCCAAACATGTTCGAAGACATAGCCGGTTGCGCATTCTTTGGAACACCATTCAAAGGCGCTGAAGCAGCTTCCTTAGCGTGCATGCTTTCCTCTGTGGGAGAGAAGCTCGGTCATGCAACAGCTTCCAAACTCCTCGAGTTGATGAGGCCAGACGACGAAAGTCTGGCTGAGCTTCGGAAGGAATTCGTGAGACTAGTAATCAAGACAACGCCCAAGATCGAGCTTTGTGGTTTTTACGAAGAACATCCTACTACGATCAAGGATCTCTCTGGTATGCCTCAGTTCTTATCGGCGCTGAGTATTCCGATGCCCAAGAAGTATGCCGAGTTTGTCACCAGAGACTCCTCCATCTTGGATGGTGTGATGGAGACGATGGGTTTGGCTGCGAATCATCGAGACTTGGTCAAGTTTGATAGCTCCAAGGATGAACGTTACACACTAGTCCGAGGGCCTTTGAAACGACTTATCAACGGTTCACATCTGCGAGTCAAGAATCGACACAATGCAACAAGACGCACCGATCCAGCAACTATAAACCTTGCTCTACGAACCCTAGAAGGTGCACCAGTCCAAAGCAAGAGGGAAAGTATCGCTCAGAACACAACCACTTCCCCATGGTTCTCGAAAGAGCCAGAATTTCTGGGCTGGCTAGCTAAGCCTCATGAGGGCGAAGACAGTTCGCTTGTCAAGAAAGAGGATTGTCTCTGGGTTCGTGGCCGTGATGGTCGCGGTAAGACCAGCGCTGCGTTATCAGCCATTGAAAAGATTGAGGAGTTGACCAAAGATGAGGAAGTTTACGAAGAGGAGATCACCGACGAGCCTTACACCGGCTCGTCACGAAACTATCTTTCATACTTCTTCTGCGACAAGACGCCCGACTATGGATCAGCTGAGAGTTTATTGAAAGCTCTCATCCGCCAACTTTTGGAACGACAGGGGCTTCTAGCGACGCATGCCAAgtttcttctcaagaagaaagGTCGAGAAACGCAGCCTCTTTTGACTGTGGAGAACTTATGGCAGGTCCTTCAAGATATCCTCGCTGACGATGTCTTTATCGGGGCGAGGGTATACTTTGTgatcaacaacatcgaatCCCTCTCTCAAGATGCCGTGTCTACAAACACACTCTTGACCCTGCTCAGCTCGGAGGTTGAGCATGATGGTACTGGAAGACGCCCACTGGTTCGGTGGATGATCACCAGTGGCCAATCTTGGGAGATTGACCGAGCTTTGAAGAGGGATACCGTCCGACtagttgatcttgaggacgcGAAATACGGTGACCAAGTTCAGCTCGAACTTCGAAGGCATGCACAAAACAAGGTGCTAGAGCTGATTGAGCATAAGAAGTATAGCAGAGCTCTTGCATACTTTGCCAGCAGTGTTATTGGCAAGCGCGCTCAAAACACGCAGTGGATTGACATCACCTGCGATCATCTCGAGGAGCTTCCTCAGCATCAGAACGACCTTCAAGTCCGTCGTCTTCTCGAAGTTATCCCGCAAGAGTTGGATGCTCTTCTCAGTTCTGCGTGGCAACAAGTGTTTGACAATAACCGGGGTAAGGCCGGGGAGATCAAGGAAATGCTTCGTGTCTTGGTTCTTACTTATCAAGATCCTACTGAGGCCgagcttggacttcttgCCGGTCTCGATTCTTCACCAGAGGAAGTTTCAGAGCTTCATGATCTGATACAGAAGTGTAGACCCCTAATCGTACTGAAGGAAAATGGTCTCCAAGAGAAGACGGTGTGCTTCACCGAACCAGTGGTCAAGAGCCATCTTCTTGAACATGCACACGCGCTGCTTGGTCTTACCAGCGAGGATATTAAGCTGCAACATGGTATTCTGGGTTTCCGAGCGTTCAGCCATATCCTAGAGATCTTTGACTTTCCGCTTTCCGATATTCCCCAGCAAATAGACGGAGCGGTGGGTGAGGTTGCTGGTGCTATAGAAGGCAGTCCAGATGACGCAGAGAGTGATGCCTCGGGAGAAGCAGTAAATGATCAAGGAATCGCCGagaaagaggatgaagagaaatcCGAAAATGAATCCAATCATGACGACGAATCTCAAAGCGACAGCGCCTCTGTCGCTTCGGAGGAGTCAAGTGAtggggaagatgaagaagatgaggtgGATGAAGACCCTGAAGCTCCATATCTCAAGGACATAGCCCTTGCCTATGCTGTTACGCATTGGCTACCTCACGCCAGCCAAGCGACTGCTGATCTCGCAGAAGCACTGAGCCTAGAGGAAAAGTTCTGGCAGGCGGACTCAGTTATTCGACGCCGTTGGTTAACTGAACACAACCGACTTACCGGCTCTTTTGCCTACTATGCTCGGGAGAAGCTGACTGGACTTCATGTTGCTGCTACGATTGGATTTAGAGACCTAGTCGCGGCTTTGATGGATCACGGTTTCGACGAGGACAAGGCCGCGATGGATTCAGACTACAATACGCCG TTACACTACGCAGCCGCTTTTGGGCATGATGACATTGCtgaggagcttcttgaccGAGGTGCCAACATCGATGAAGGCATCAAGGGCAACCTCATAACTCCTTTGCACAGAGCTGCAGCCGAAGGAAACGTCAAGGTTATGATTAAGCTTCTGCAACGGGGAGCAAACCCGAATGCTAGCTGTGGTGCTTACGGAGGTGTGATCTGTGCCGCTATCCAGTCTGGAAACACTGAAGCCGTGAAGCTTCTGGTGACCCATAATGTCTCGCTCGTCActcaggatgatgaagacgaagacgaagacgacaaggctgaggatgagaacgGTGAGGGAGAGGCTAACGGCGAGGAAGCTAAGAATAACGATGGAGACGAGGAGAGTGATAAGGACGAGGGTTCAGAGTCAGGCTCAGATTCCGACTCGGActctgatgaagaagatgaggaggaggttaTCACATCACCTTTGGCTCTAGCAGCTATGAGAGCCGACCTTGCAGTGTTCGAGTTTCTCATCAAGGAATATTCCGACAAACTACCCGCTGAAGAATTCGGCATTGCCCTCGTCAAAGCAGCAGAATATGGTCGATTTGAAGCTTTCTCGCGGCTGTTTCATGACTTTGAGCACAACCAGCAGTTCAAACAGGACGCCCTTGATGGAGCATCCTTCGGAGACCATTGGGCTATCGTCTCGTTGATCCTGGATCACTGTCCCGGCTTGAACTGTGACAAAACCTTCCTACAAACTGCGCAgggagaagatggtgatgatgagattcgTATCTTGGGAGCTATGTGGGAGTATTCACAGGGCAATATCTCACCTGAGGCGCTGGATGAGTCCTTGTATGAAGCCACGGACTTTGAGAATCAGAGGACGGTGGAGTTGCTGTTGAGATATGGAGCTAACGCGAATGCAACTGGCGAACT ATATGGGAATGCCTTGACAGCAGCTGCTTTTGATGGCACCATCGAGAtaatcaagcttcttctcgatgcTGGTGCCGACATCAATTCTGCTGACGGATGGGCTCTCCAAACTGCTGCGGATCAAGGCCATGTCGACGTTGTCAACCTTCTCTTGGATCGCGGTGCTAACGTCAACGCAACCACGGCTAACCCTAACATGCCCAAGTGTACCGCTTTGCAAGCGGCTGTTGAGTCTGGCAGAGGAGATATAGTCGATATTCTCCTCGAGCATGGCGCTGATCCTAACCTTGGAGGAGGCGAGTTCTCTCATCCCATCATCGCTGCCGCAAGCAAGGGTGAAGAAGCTATCTTCAAGAAACTCCTGGAAGCCAAGGCTGATGTGACGGTTATTGGAGGAGAGTATAACTCAACTCCCCTGACATACACGGCGATATATCTACCTCGTGACCCGATTCGCTTGTTGTTGGACGCAGGTGCTGACATCAACCATGCGGATAACGAAGGAGACACGGCACTTATCCTTACAGCGTGGAGCGGTGATCATGAGTCGGTTCAGTTCCTGCTTGACCATGGCGCCGATGTTTTGGTCAGGAATAAGGCAGGTCTAAATGCACTGCAGAAAGCCCTTGAGGCGGGCAGAGAAGAATGTGTTAAGATCCTGACGAACCACATCTCAGAACTAATGGAGGCAATCAGACTTGCGATGGTTTCTGGTGATGCTTCCATCACTGCAGTGATTCGAAGCGTGCAGAACCAGAAGCAGGAGCTCAACTACGATGACCTAAAGCCAGTGCACGAGGAGAGTAGGAGAAGTTCAATCTACGAACCAATATCGCCTGAGGTTCAAACTCAGAGTGCTGGTCCATCTGTCAGTTTTGCTTCTGAGAAGATCGTAGTGGAGGATACCCCCAGTCACCATATCGCCTCACCCATAACAAGACCGTCTATCACGCCATCTGGCCCTTCATCCAACTCTTTCGCAGACTTATACAGCCCTGCTCAAGACATCCTGGACTTCAATCCAAACCCACTGTACAAGCGTCAATCCGAGCTGATCACACCGACGAACGAACAGTCAAAGGGACCTATAAGAAGGAAGCCAATCACAGGTGCTAAGCCTCCTGTGTACAGACCATACCAACCCGGCGGGGCCGGAGAAAATGTGCGACACTCGACTCCTCCTGGATCGTTGGCAAACGCGTTCCAGGCGTATCAGCCGATGCAGCAACAGACTCCTCCATTAGAAAATGCTCCTTCGTTTTCACCTCCGGAGACTTATGCGCTGCCGAGCCAGACTACGCCGGATCCTGGGTTTGTGCCTTATGCGCCGCCAGGGCCTGTGAACTACGGACAGCAGAGTCAAGAGCCAGTGAGAAAGTCGTCGCGGTCGTCGTTTATGGGGATGAAGGTTCCATGGGCAGATGGCCGGTTTAGCTAG
- a CDS encoding hypothetical protein (EggNog:ENOG41) → MRHSKKMQVVDGDDHYTPSKKSQTSRKGNGSGKQLQQLYRLYEDATDIYNQSALAKTIEDMLRTKNRPRITKIVSLGLGSLLDARDQQRRIKQLVVLMAIASHLTLSTSNKSKLRLYAQDPTFTAADETFLQSLDISVLKTPSIANLGEAGRMIDEETLVYSPFLTLETYKLLLSSSQSSDGTVRAPILVSDDFNALRLKWDKRTSERKDVEGLIQGAREYRRRAVSGEGFWTQADRPFPMALYWRNSEQQSQPRDVGTARNTIRSESGQSSSPFSRFEHRAIPIHA, encoded by the exons ATGCGACACTCAAAGAAGATGCAGGTTgtcgatggcgatg ATCATTACACGCCCAGCAAAAAGTCGCAAACCTCAAGAAAAGGCAACGGATCTGGCAAGCAACTCCAGCAATTATATAGACTATATGAAGATGCTACAGACATTTACAACCAATCCGCCCTGGCCAAGACAATTGAAGACATGCTGCGAACAAAAAACCGACCGCGCATCACCAAGATTGTTTCGCTGGGTCTGGGCAGCTTGTTAGACGCTAGGGACCAACAGCGACGCATCAAACAATTGGTTGTGCTGATGGCCATCGCATCTCATCTAACGTTATCAACGAGCAATAAGAGCAAATTGAGACTTTACGCCCAAGACCCAACATTCACAGCTGCCGACGAGACCTTTCTCCAGAGCCTCGACATCTCTGTActgaaaacaccatcaattGCGAACCTGGGTGAGGCTGGACGCATGATTGACGAGGAGACACTTGTCTACAGCCCATTCCTCACGCTTGAGACATACAAACTCCTGTTATCTTCATCGCAATCCTCAGACGGAACAGTCAGAGCACCAATATTGGTCAGCGACGACTTCAACGCGCTGAGATTGAAATGGGACAAGCGCACATCGGAGCGAAAGGACGTGGAGGGGTTGATTCAGGGGGCACGCGAATATCGTCGGCGGGCGGTTAGTGGGGAGGGGTTCTGGACGCAGGCGGATCGGCCATTTCCCATGGCCCTGTACTGGCGGAACTCAGAACAACAATCCCAGCCCCGGGATGTGGGCACCGCCCGAAACACGATAAGATCAGAATCTGGTCAAtcttcctctcccttctcGCGATTTGAGCATCGCGCGATCCCGATACATGCTTAA